From a single Desulfobacterales bacterium genomic region:
- the yajC gene encoding preprotein translocase subunit YajC: MGNIAYAMGQGGAAGAQGGGGFAALVPLILMFVIFYFLLIRPQQKKAKEHRLMVQNLKKGDRVITSGGIHGRITGMDETTLTVEIADKVRVKVTRGSISGAVPATETAPPPKK; encoded by the coding sequence TTGGGTAATATCGCTTATGCAATGGGCCAAGGGGGTGCGGCCGGAGCACAGGGAGGCGGAGGCTTTGCGGCCCTGGTTCCGTTGATTTTAATGTTTGTTATTTTTTATTTTCTGCTAATCCGCCCCCAACAAAAGAAAGCCAAAGAACACCGGTTGATGGTTCAAAACCTGAAAAAAGGGGATCGCGTGATCACCTCCGGCGGCATACATGGCCGAATTACCGGAATGGATGAAACAACGCTCACCGTGGAAATTGCAGACAAGGTCCGTGTCAAAGTGACGCGGGGAAGTATTTCAGGCGCTGTCCCCGCAACCGAGACAGCACCACCGCCAAAAAAATAA
- the secD gene encoding protein translocase subunit SecD, which produces MKSISWRLAATVVIVLAALVYILPTIKPGVWPHKKINLGLDLLGGMHLVLEVETDKAVEGTIDRTSEEMKSLLKKEGIRYKQIERIKGNEIQVQLNAQDMVDKYEKFLNAEFPELKELSRATDNDTPIFIYGLPEKEITHLKTLAVDQALETMRNRIDQFGVSEPDIRRQGENRLLIQMPGIKDSNRAKDLIGQTALLEFKLVAEGADTAAAEKGNLPPGTELLYEVETNPETGRTVKTPFVLKKKALLTGASLIDAKVQIDAQYNEPYVTIDFDQKGSRLFAEITEANVNKRLAIVLDNKVQTAPVIQERIGGGKARITGRFTADDAHDLAIVLRAGALPAPVKILEERTVGPSLGADSIHQGIVSVLVGGLLVVVFMAIYYKGSGLVADLALILNILLIAGGLAAFQATLTLPGIAGIILTIGMAVDANVLIFERIREEMALGKSPMAAVDAGYDRATLTILDANVTTLIAALVLFQFGTGPVKGFAVTLSLGVVSSVFTALVFTRYLFDLYLVKIKSRTLSI; this is translated from the coding sequence TTGAAAAGCATTTCATGGAGATTGGCGGCTACTGTCGTTATTGTTCTGGCAGCGCTTGTGTACATTCTGCCTACGATCAAGCCCGGTGTCTGGCCTCATAAGAAAATAAATCTCGGGCTGGATCTTTTGGGGGGAATGCATCTGGTTCTTGAGGTGGAAACGGACAAGGCTGTTGAGGGAACAATCGACCGAACCAGCGAGGAGATGAAAAGCCTACTGAAAAAAGAAGGGATTCGATACAAACAGATCGAGCGGATCAAGGGCAACGAGATTCAGGTTCAGTTGAACGCTCAGGATATGGTGGATAAATACGAAAAATTCCTGAATGCCGAGTTTCCCGAGCTTAAAGAACTTTCCCGCGCGACAGACAACGACACGCCGATCTTCATCTACGGTCTTCCGGAAAAAGAAATCACGCATCTGAAAACCTTGGCAGTGGATCAGGCCTTGGAGACCATGCGCAACCGTATCGATCAGTTCGGCGTCAGCGAGCCGGACATTCGGCGACAGGGTGAGAATCGGCTCCTGATTCAAATGCCGGGCATTAAGGATTCAAACCGGGCCAAGGATCTGATCGGCCAGACAGCGCTGCTGGAGTTTAAGCTGGTAGCGGAAGGCGCCGATACCGCTGCCGCTGAGAAAGGAAATCTGCCGCCCGGCACGGAACTGTTGTACGAAGTCGAAACCAATCCCGAAACCGGGCGAACCGTCAAAACCCCCTTTGTGCTGAAAAAAAAGGCGCTGCTGACCGGTGCTTCGCTGATCGACGCAAAGGTTCAAATTGACGCTCAGTATAACGAGCCCTATGTCACGATCGATTTCGATCAAAAAGGCAGCCGGCTTTTCGCCGAAATCACCGAGGCCAATGTTAATAAGCGCCTGGCCATTGTTTTGGACAACAAGGTGCAAACCGCACCGGTGATTCAGGAAAGAATCGGGGGAGGTAAAGCCCGTATCACGGGCCGTTTCACAGCGGATGACGCCCATGATCTGGCCATCGTCCTTCGGGCCGGCGCTCTGCCCGCACCGGTTAAGATTTTGGAAGAACGGACGGTCGGCCCTTCCCTGGGCGCCGACTCCATTCACCAGGGTATCGTCTCCGTGCTCGTGGGGGGGCTCCTGGTCGTCGTTTTCATGGCAATCTATTATAAGGGGTCCGGGCTGGTTGCCGACCTGGCCCTGATACTGAATATTTTGTTGATCGCCGGTGGGCTGGCTGCATTTCAAGCCACCCTCACGTTGCCGGGTATTGCCGGTATTATTCTGACCATCGGCATGGCCGTAGATGCCAATGTATTGATTTTTGAAAGAATACGTGAAGAAATGGCCCTCGGAAAATCGCCCATGGCCGCCGTGGATGCCGGGTATGACCGGGCCACGCTGACGATTCTGGATGCCAACGTCACCACACTGATCGCCGCGCTGGTGCTCTTTCAATTCGGTACGGGACCGGTGAAAGGCTTTGCCGTCACACTGAGTTTAGGTGTTGTATCAAGTGTTTTTACCGCCCTGGTATTCACGCGATATTTATTCGACCTCTATCTGGTGAAAATAAAATCCAGAACGCTGAGCATTTAG
- a CDS encoding septum formation initiator family protein, translated as MSGRQKVLLCVVVLVIFIMSLRILWGDNGLVDLMQSRKERERIAEKNESIRRENVNLYREIERLNKDPEYLEEAVRKESNMIKPGEIVVRMKAEKEADK; from the coding sequence ATGAGCGGAAGGCAGAAGGTTTTGTTGTGCGTGGTCGTGCTGGTGATTTTCATCATGTCCCTGCGTATTCTTTGGGGCGATAACGGCTTGGTGGATCTGATGCAAAGCCGAAAAGAACGAGAGCGGATTGCGGAAAAGAACGAATCCATTCGCCGGGAAAACGTGAACCTGTATAGAGAAATCGAGCGCCTTAACAAGGACCCGGAATATCTGGAAGAAGCGGTCAGAAAAGAATCAAATATGATTAAACCCGGAGAGATCGTCGTCCGAATGAAAGCTGAAAAGGAAGCTGATAAATGA
- a CDS encoding LptE family protein: MRRYWIGWLVFVLMISGCGYRLTGGGALPKDVKQVFVAMFENRTDETGAESILTNDLIYEFTRNGTLAGTEHRADARLAGVIESVSKGTISRISTNTSQERRVSLVVSLRLTGSDGTLLWSKRMSDNEVFLVEIDRETTDRNRRAAVRKLSKRLAEKAYYRLTDQF; the protein is encoded by the coding sequence ATGAGAAGATATTGGATTGGGTGGCTGGTGTTCGTGTTAATGATTTCGGGTTGCGGATACCGGTTGACCGGCGGCGGCGCCTTGCCAAAAGACGTCAAGCAAGTGTTTGTTGCCATGTTTGAGAATCGGACCGATGAAACCGGCGCGGAGAGCATTCTTACCAACGATCTCATTTACGAATTTACCCGAAATGGTACTTTGGCCGGCACAGAACATCGTGCGGACGCCCGGTTGGCCGGCGTAATTGAGTCCGTATCAAAAGGGACCATATCCCGCATCAGCACCAACACCTCGCAGGAGCGGCGTGTCAGCCTGGTGGTTTCACTTCGATTGACCGGTTCGGACGGCACGCTGCTATGGTCGAAACGGATGAGCGATAACGAGGTGTTTCTGGTGGAAATAGATAGGGAGACGACGGACCGAAACCGTCGTGCGGCCGTCAGAAAACTTTCCAAGCGATTGGCTGAGAAGGCCTACTATCGACTGACCGATCAGTTTTAG
- the ybgF gene encoding tol-pal system protein YbgF, with the protein MIKAVVMFFAPWIILGLFSCAHNQPSTSQSSDIAALEKKVAETNEKVDTLVQRMSVLQLMVDSQQRSLQDLKNESQRSASVSTGPVAVDNISEGALTAQAPSTTAAFEVSPPFKEPAPPVKTKQSPDADALYKEAYGLFQNRRFQPAMERFDTFAARYPSDNLADNALFWAGECRYALKDYTGAVRSFKAVLTIYPEGNKVPDSLLKLGYSYLALGDNQNGTDYLKKAIKNYPFSSAAVKAEQKLKLVTNR; encoded by the coding sequence ATGATTAAAGCCGTTGTGATGTTTTTCGCACCATGGATTATACTCGGTCTTTTTTCATGTGCGCATAACCAGCCCTCTACCTCACAAAGCTCGGATATAGCCGCACTCGAAAAAAAAGTAGCGGAAACAAACGAAAAGGTCGACACCCTTGTTCAGCGCATGTCGGTTCTGCAGCTCATGGTGGATTCTCAGCAACGATCCCTTCAGGATCTGAAAAACGAAAGTCAACGATCTGCTTCCGTGTCAACCGGGCCGGTCGCGGTGGACAATATTTCTGAAGGGGCGCTCACAGCTCAGGCACCCTCGACTACGGCCGCATTCGAGGTTTCCCCCCCGTTTAAAGAGCCTGCCCCCCCCGTAAAAACAAAACAGTCGCCGGATGCCGACGCCCTTTATAAAGAGGCATACGGCCTTTTCCAAAACAGGCGTTTTCAGCCCGCCATGGAACGTTTTGACACCTTTGCGGCCCGATACCCAAGTGATAATCTGGCCGACAACGCCCTGTTCTGGGCCGGTGAATGCCGATATGCGCTTAAGGATTATACCGGCGCGGTGCGGTCTTTCAAAGCCGTATTAACTATCTACCCGGAAGGCAATAAGGTTCCGGACAGCCTGTTAAAACTCGGTTATTCCTATCTCGCACTGGGAGACAACCAAAATGGAACGGATTATCTGAAAAAGGCAATCAAAAACTACCCCTTCAGCTCGGCGGCGGTCAAGGCGGAGCAAAAGTTGAAGCTGGTGACAAACAGATAA
- the secF gene encoding protein translocase subunit SecF — MQFIKPDINIDFIGKRKIAYTVSAACILITFLLLLFQGGLKYGIDFAGGTVIQIKFQNAVAIDNIKAGLGTLKLGHSSVQRFGEREDNEFLIRTDRFDMPIEEYTKQIEAALASAGGGSVEIRRVEMVGPQVGKDLREKAAFALFYTLLFIAIYISGRFEMKWMLSGVMAAALIGTVYFLSLLGVSIPYLIAAALALTLVLFWILSLKYAMGAIVALIHDVIITVGVFAVFDKEFTLPIVAALLTIVGYSLNDTIIVFDRIRENLKKQHKSPFDIIINRSVNETLSRTLLTAGTTLIVLIALLILGGGIIHDFAFALTIGVVVGTYSSVYVASPILMAWSRKQK; from the coding sequence ATGCAGTTTATAAAGCCTGATATCAACATCGATTTTATCGGAAAACGCAAAATCGCCTATACCGTCTCCGCCGCCTGTATTCTGATCACATTTTTACTGCTGCTGTTTCAGGGAGGCCTCAAATACGGCATCGACTTTGCCGGCGGAACCGTCATTCAGATCAAATTCCAAAATGCGGTGGCAATCGACAACATCAAGGCCGGCCTTGGCACCCTGAAGCTTGGCCACTCCTCCGTGCAGCGCTTCGGCGAACGCGAAGACAATGAATTTTTGATTCGAACAGACCGGTTCGATATGCCGATCGAGGAATACACGAAACAGATTGAAGCCGCGCTGGCATCCGCGGGCGGCGGGTCGGTCGAAATTCGCCGAGTCGAAATGGTCGGTCCGCAGGTCGGCAAGGATCTTCGGGAAAAAGCCGCCTTTGCGCTCTTTTATACGCTTCTTTTTATTGCCATTTATATCTCCGGCCGTTTTGAAATGAAATGGATGCTCAGCGGCGTCATGGCCGCGGCCCTGATCGGAACCGTGTATTTTCTTTCCCTATTGGGCGTCAGCATTCCCTACCTGATTGCCGCGGCATTGGCGCTGACCCTTGTTCTGTTCTGGATTCTGAGCCTCAAATACGCCATGGGCGCCATTGTGGCCCTGATTCATGATGTCATCATTACCGTGGGCGTTTTTGCCGTTTTCGACAAGGAGTTCACGCTGCCGATCGTCGCAGCGCTGCTGACCATCGTGGGATACTCCCTGAACGACACCATCATCGTATTCGACCGAATTCGGGAAAACTTGAAAAAACAACATAAAAGCCCTTTTGACATCATCATTAACCGCAGCGTAAATGAAACCCTCAGCCGGACCTTGCTGACCGCCGGCACCACCTTGATCGTGTTGATCGCTTTATTGATCCTGGGCGGCGGCATCATTCATGATTTCGCTTTTGCTCTGACCATAGGCGTTGTCGTGGGAACCTACTCATCGGTTTATGTTGCAAGCCCGATTCTGATGGCATGGAGCAGAAAACAAAAATAA
- the leuS gene encoding leucine--tRNA ligase: MEEKYEPERIESKWQNYWIDNGLFKVHADPEKEKYYLLEMFPYPSGNIHMGHVRNYTIGDVVGRYKRMKGFNVLHPMGWDAFGMPAENAAIAHKTHPAKWTYNNIDKMRSQLKRLGLSYDWDREIATCRPEYYRWEQWLFLKMYEKGMAYRKESYVNWCDTCQTVLANEQVEAGLCWRCGKQVFQKKLWQWFFRITEYAEDLLVYCDMLPGWPDKVISMQKNWIGKSIGAEIRFPIESRDEVLPVFTTRPDTVFGATFMCLAPEHPMVPRLAAGTDYANAVDEFIYRISMQDRSSKALESYEKEGVFTGAYCINPLSGRRMPVYTANFVLMEYGTGAIMSVPAHDQRDFDFARKYSLDIIPVVQPKGEGLNPAAMSEAYAGEGIMANSGQFDGMENKSAQDAIAAYLEENNQGKKTVSFRLRDWGISRQRYWGAPIPMIHCPVCGIVPVPEEDLPIILPEDADLLEGGGCPLPTLDYFKRTTCPKCGFGNARRETDTMDTFVESSWYFERYCSPRCNTGMFEKAEVDYWMPVDQYIGGVEHAILHLLYSRYFTRVLQALGLVDYKEPFTRLLTQGMVCKETVACPTHGFLLPDEAEEADTGRQCVQCGRPVVVGRVEKMSKSKKNVIDPNLLLNHYGADTTRLFCLFAAPPERDLEWSETGVEGGFRFLNRVWRLAYSWLNVIGAEAAYSGPMEHLEGATKALYKKTHETIRKVGIDIEERFHFNTAISAIMELVNAMHTMEPTGTEPHTAGVCRTALESVALLLAPFVPHFSEELRQALGYSTSVLQAPWPEYREDALLQDDVVIVVQVNGKLRHRFTISADASDEKIKHIALTDERVLKFIEPKPIRKVIVVQHKLVNIVV, translated from the coding sequence ATGGAAGAAAAGTACGAACCGGAACGTATTGAATCCAAATGGCAGAACTATTGGATAGACAACGGCCTCTTTAAAGTTCATGCGGATCCGGAAAAGGAGAAATACTATCTGCTGGAGATGTTCCCCTATCCTTCCGGCAATATTCATATGGGACATGTGCGCAATTATACCATCGGGGATGTGGTGGGACGGTATAAGCGAATGAAGGGATTTAACGTGTTGCACCCCATGGGGTGGGACGCATTTGGCATGCCGGCTGAAAACGCCGCCATTGCCCACAAAACGCACCCGGCCAAGTGGACCTACAACAATATCGACAAGATGCGCAGTCAGTTAAAGCGGCTGGGCCTTTCTTACGATTGGGACCGGGAGATAGCGACCTGTCGTCCGGAATATTATCGGTGGGAGCAATGGCTTTTTCTGAAAATGTATGAAAAAGGCATGGCGTATCGAAAAGAATCATATGTGAACTGGTGCGACACCTGTCAGACCGTTTTGGCAAACGAGCAGGTGGAGGCGGGGTTGTGCTGGCGATGCGGAAAACAGGTCTTTCAGAAAAAGCTGTGGCAGTGGTTCTTCCGAATTACCGAATATGCCGAAGATCTTCTGGTGTATTGCGACATGCTTCCCGGGTGGCCGGATAAGGTCATCAGCATGCAGAAAAACTGGATCGGGAAAAGCATCGGCGCTGAAATTCGGTTCCCCATCGAGAGCAGGGATGAAGTGCTGCCGGTATTTACCACACGGCCGGATACGGTTTTCGGCGCCACCTTTATGTGTCTGGCCCCTGAGCACCCGATGGTGCCCCGTCTTGCCGCAGGAACCGATTATGCCAACGCGGTGGATGAATTCATCTATCGAATTTCCATGCAGGATCGATCGTCCAAGGCCTTAGAATCCTATGAAAAGGAAGGCGTTTTCACGGGCGCTTATTGCATCAACCCCCTGAGCGGCAGACGGATGCCAGTTTACACGGCCAACTTTGTGTTGATGGAATACGGCACCGGCGCCATCATGTCGGTACCGGCTCATGATCAGCGGGATTTTGACTTTGCCCGAAAATACAGCCTGGATATTATTCCGGTGGTGCAGCCCAAAGGCGAGGGTTTGAACCCCGCTGCCATGAGCGAGGCTTATGCGGGCGAAGGCATCATGGCCAATTCGGGACAATTTGACGGCATGGAAAATAAATCGGCGCAGGATGCCATTGCCGCTTACCTGGAAGAAAATAACCAGGGGAAGAAAACGGTGAGCTTTCGACTTCGGGATTGGGGCATTTCAAGGCAGCGGTATTGGGGCGCACCCATTCCCATGATTCACTGCCCCGTTTGCGGCATTGTGCCGGTGCCGGAAGAAGACTTGCCGATTATTCTACCCGAGGATGCGGATCTTTTGGAAGGGGGCGGGTGTCCGCTGCCGACACTGGATTATTTTAAACGCACGACCTGCCCTAAATGCGGATTTGGCAATGCGCGCCGGGAGACGGATACCATGGACACCTTTGTGGAGTCGTCCTGGTATTTTGAGCGCTATTGCAGTCCCCGCTGCAATACCGGCATGTTCGAAAAAGCGGAGGTGGATTATTGGATGCCGGTGGACCAATACATCGGCGGTGTGGAACATGCCATACTTCATTTGCTTTATTCCCGGTATTTCACACGGGTTTTGCAGGCATTGGGTCTGGTCGATTATAAAGAGCCGTTTACCCGATTGTTGACGCAGGGCATGGTCTGCAAAGAGACGGTCGCCTGCCCGACGCACGGTTTTTTGCTGCCGGATGAGGCGGAGGAAGCAGACACCGGCCGGCAGTGTGTTCAATGCGGCCGGCCTGTGGTCGTGGGTCGTGTGGAGAAAATGTCAAAATCCAAAAAAAATGTCATTGATCCGAACTTGCTGCTCAACCATTACGGCGCCGATACCACCCGCCTGTTCTGTCTGTTTGCCGCGCCTCCGGAAAGGGATTTGGAATGGAGTGAAACCGGCGTGGAAGGGGGATTCCGGTTCCTAAACCGGGTGTGGCGCCTGGCCTATTCCTGGCTGAATGTGATCGGCGCCGAAGCCGCATACAGCGGACCTATGGAACATCTGGAAGGCGCCACAAAGGCGCTCTATAAAAAGACGCATGAGACCATTCGAAAGGTCGGTATCGATATCGAAGAACGGTTCCATTTCAATACGGCCATCAGCGCCATTATGGAACTGGTCAATGCCATGCATACGATGGAACCGACGGGGACGGAACCTCACACTGCCGGGGTATGCCGCACGGCGCTGGAATCGGTCGCGCTTCTTTTGGCGCCATTTGTGCCGCATTTTTCAGAGGAACTCCGGCAGGCGCTTGGCTATTCAACGAGCGTTTTACAGGCGCCGTGGCCCGAATACAGGGAGGATGCGCTGCTTCAAGATGATGTGGTGATCGTTGTGCAAGTAAACGGCAAGCTGCGACACCGGTTTACGATCAGTGCCGATGCCTCGGATGAAAAAATCAAACATATTGCGCTGACCGACGAGCGGGTTCTTAAATTTATCGAGCCGAAACCGATTCGAAAAGTGATCGTGGTTCAACACAAATTGGTCAATATCGTTGTTTAA
- a CDS encoding Rne/Rng family ribonuclease, whose product MTNRKILINAVDVEECRIANVLDSKLEDFQIESTMREITHGNIYKGIITRVEPSLQAAFVDYGAERHGFLQDHEIHSDYFQENQAGEKGIKQKIKRGQELIVQVTKDPVASKGAMLTTYISLAGRHIVLMPGSKNRGITRKLEDEAERQKLKEIIANLKVPEEYGLIVRTAGIQGSKTLFANDLKYLLKLWKTIKDKAVSEEAPALLHKERNLSVRSIRDYFTPDVTEILIDNEDIYKEVKDFVHIISPKNTRIIKLYKGDKPIFSKYQLEEQIASIYENRVKLKSGGSIVIEQTEALVAIDVNSGKMTHQKSIEHTALETNLEAAEEIARQLKLRDLGGLIVLDFIDMKDGKHKLEVERTLKTHLKKDRARSKVGKISQFGLIEMSRQRIRPSIEFGSYEPCRHCRGKGITASKESLSLSFLRKLRSETLKDGGPMVLGIVPPDVADYLLNSKRKEIIDLEVRRNLSIRIQGNPEMVPGECEVCRD is encoded by the coding sequence ATGACAAACAGAAAAATTCTAATCAATGCCGTCGATGTGGAAGAATGCCGGATCGCAAATGTGCTGGATAGCAAACTAGAAGACTTCCAGATCGAAAGCACTATGCGGGAAATCACTCATGGCAATATCTACAAAGGGATTATCACCCGTGTCGAACCCAGTCTGCAGGCCGCGTTTGTGGATTATGGGGCCGAGCGGCACGGCTTTTTACAAGACCATGAAATTCATAGCGATTATTTTCAAGAAAACCAAGCTGGTGAAAAAGGAATCAAACAGAAGATCAAGCGCGGTCAGGAGCTGATTGTACAGGTGACCAAGGACCCGGTCGCCAGCAAAGGCGCCATGCTGACCACCTATATCTCTTTAGCGGGCCGTCACATCGTCCTGATGCCGGGAAGTAAAAACAGAGGAATTACCCGCAAACTGGAAGATGAGGCGGAACGGCAAAAACTCAAGGAGATAATTGCCAACTTAAAGGTTCCGGAAGAGTACGGACTCATTGTCAGAACGGCCGGCATTCAAGGTTCAAAGACCTTATTTGCAAATGATTTAAAATACTTGTTAAAGCTTTGGAAAACCATTAAAGACAAGGCGGTCAGCGAAGAGGCGCCCGCGCTGCTTCACAAGGAGAGAAATCTGTCGGTTCGATCGATTCGGGATTATTTTACACCAGATGTCACGGAAATTCTGATCGATAATGAAGACATATACAAAGAGGTAAAGGACTTTGTTCATATTATCTCTCCGAAAAACACCCGCATCATTAAATTATACAAGGGCGACAAACCAATTTTCAGTAAATACCAGCTTGAAGAGCAAATCGCCTCCATCTATGAAAACCGGGTAAAACTAAAATCCGGTGGGTCGATCGTCATCGAACAAACCGAAGCCCTGGTGGCCATCGATGTCAATTCGGGCAAAATGACGCATCAGAAATCCATTGAGCATACCGCGCTGGAAACCAATCTGGAAGCCGCTGAGGAAATCGCTCGACAATTAAAACTTCGCGACTTGGGCGGGCTGATTGTACTCGATTTTATTGACATGAAGGACGGCAAACATAAGCTTGAGGTCGAGCGTACCTTGAAAACCCACCTCAAAAAGGACAGGGCTCGCTCAAAAGTAGGAAAAATCTCCCAGTTCGGACTCATTGAAATGTCAAGGCAGCGAATCCGACCGTCCATTGAATTCGGCAGCTACGAACCATGCCGGCATTGCCGGGGAAAAGGCATTACGGCCTCCAAGGAATCCCTGAGCTTGAGTTTTTTACGAAAACTCCGCTCTGAAACATTGAAAGACGGTGGCCCCATGGTCCTTGGCATCGTACCGCCGGATGTCGCGGATTACCTGTTAAACAGCAAGCGAAAAGAGATTATCGATCTGGAAGTCCGCCGGAATCTTTCCATTCGAATACAAGGCAACCCTGAAATGGTGCCAGGGGAATGCGAGGTGTGCCGGGACTAA
- the murJ gene encoding murein biosynthesis integral membrane protein MurJ, producing MMQDNREVTKSAGLVGLLTLLSRILGYIRDMMMAWFFGAGLFSDVFIAVFRIPDFSRRLFNEGAFGVAFIPVFTRYMTRTGSEAAYEFAAATFRFLLVLLGGAVVVGVFCAPLVVYLIAPGFAGFPEKFNLAVILVKIMLPYIGFIGLAALCMGILNGVGHFAAPALVPALLNLTMIGSMLFMAVISSDNTLRILGLSGGVILGGGLQLMSQLAVLFKKGVIILNRGPFFHPGIKEVARSMAPAVFGLSVFQINVLLDTLLASLLGEGAISYLYYADRLIQFPLGIFAVSISTALYPMIARQAAHKDMAALIDSVNHSLKLVLFVSVPSMVGLIVMREPIVALLFKRGTFDAAMTRLTALALLYYGIGIWSFAAVRVVVSVFYAMGDARTPVKAGIVAIGMNLCLGILLMRMMSYGGLALATSLSSMLNLWLLADALKRKIGKLRTAAVVQSVCRSGLCAVLMGGAVHLFLPSGDMGTTLLALRVCGSILLGFSVYTALSFVLNRATLLRAVQIMK from the coding sequence ATGATGCAGGATAACCGAGAGGTAACCAAATCGGCCGGTCTGGTGGGCTTGCTGACGCTGCTGAGCAGAATTCTCGGATACATTCGGGATATGATGATGGCATGGTTTTTCGGCGCCGGCCTGTTTTCGGATGTGTTCATCGCCGTATTTCGAATTCCTGATTTTTCCCGCCGCCTGTTCAATGAAGGGGCCTTTGGCGTTGCGTTTATTCCGGTTTTTACGCGTTATATGACCCGAACGGGTTCCGAGGCTGCCTACGAATTTGCCGCCGCCACTTTCCGGTTTCTCTTGGTGCTACTCGGAGGGGCGGTGGTGGTGGGGGTTTTTTGTGCGCCTCTGGTTGTTTATCTGATCGCGCCGGGGTTCGCCGGTTTTCCGGAAAAATTCAACCTCGCGGTCATACTGGTTAAAATCATGCTGCCGTATATCGGTTTCATCGGGTTGGCGGCGCTCTGCATGGGAATATTAAATGGCGTGGGCCATTTTGCCGCGCCGGCGCTGGTGCCGGCCTTGCTGAACCTGACCATGATCGGTTCGATGCTGTTCATGGCGGTTATCTCTTCGGACAATACGCTGCGGATTCTGGGTTTGTCCGGGGGGGTGATTCTGGGGGGCGGGTTGCAGCTGATGTCCCAGCTTGCGGTGTTATTCAAAAAAGGCGTTATCATATTAAACCGCGGCCCTTTTTTTCATCCGGGTATAAAAGAGGTTGCAAGGTCGATGGCGCCTGCGGTTTTCGGGTTATCCGTCTTTCAGATCAATGTCCTTCTGGATACATTGTTGGCCTCGTTGCTGGGCGAAGGCGCTATTTCCTATCTATATTACGCAGATCGGCTGATTCAGTTCCCCCTCGGCATTTTTGCCGTTTCGATATCAACTGCGCTGTACCCTATGATTGCCAGGCAGGCGGCGCACAAGGACATGGCGGCGTTGATCGATTCCGTGAACCATTCCTTGAAACTCGTTTTATTTGTTTCCGTGCCCAGCATGGTCGGGCTGATCGTTATGCGGGAGCCGATCGTCGCCCTTCTTTTTAAGCGGGGAACCTTTGATGCCGCCATGACGAGATTGACGGCTCTGGCGCTTTTATATTATGGTATCGGTATCTGGTCGTTTGCCGCCGTTCGCGTGGTTGTATCCGTTTTTTATGCGATGGGGGATGCTCGGACACCGGTGAAGGCGGGGATTGTGGCTATTGGGATGAACCTTTGCCTTGGTATTTTACTCATGCGCATGATGTCGTATGGCGGGCTTGCCCTGGCAACCTCTTTATCTTCAATGCTGAATCTGTGGTTGTTGGCCGATGCCTTAAAGCGAAAAATTGGAAAGTTGAGGACAGCTGCGGTCGTTCAATCCGTTTGCCGTTCCGGTTTATGCGCGGTTTTGATGGGGGGTGCCGTTCATCTGTTTTTGCCCTCCGGAGATATGGGAACGACGTTGCTCGCCTTGCGCGTATGCGGGAGCATTCTGTTAGGCTTTTCGGTTTATACCGCGCTTTCATTTGTGTTGAACAGAGCCACATTATTGCGGGCTGTTCAAATAATGAAGTAG
- the rpsT gene encoding 30S ribosomal protein S20, which produces MANHKSALKRAKQNDIKRSRNKTVKSRVKHVVKEMRTAAKDLPAEELAAKLNEVKSVIDKASKSNILHKNTAARKISRLAKLVNSVSA; this is translated from the coding sequence TTGGCAAATCATAAATCGGCTTTAAAACGCGCAAAACAAAACGACATCAAACGGTCACGCAATAAAACGGTAAAATCAAGGGTCAAACATGTTGTCAAGGAGATGCGCACGGCAGCCAAGGATCTGCCGGCCGAAGAATTGGCAGCGAAACTCAACGAGGTAAAATCGGTCATCGATAAGGCCTCCAAAAGCAACATCTTGCATAAAAACACCGCCGCTCGAAAAATTTCACGATTGGCCAAACTGGTCAATTCGGTATCCGCATAG